In a single window of the Elaeis guineensis isolate ETL-2024a chromosome 4, EG11, whole genome shotgun sequence genome:
- the LOC105042744 gene encoding protein PIN-LIKES 7, producing the protein MGFWSLFIVASMPNLQFLLVGLLGAFLASGYINILSTNALRDMNKIVFVVFSPALVFASLAETVTLQDILSWWFMPINIGLTFLIGGILGWIVVKILKPEHHLEGLVIASCSAGNLGNLPLIIIPAICNEDENPFGESSECKTIGLSYVSFSMALAAFFIWSHTYSLMRKSSALYEQIHGENATIKLPENDSGRSGEAQNQYKEGYRDQEALLLPSTKPTDRAAEHQIIAPLLSKGEGSKNKPHFWTSPKATLTWIAEEFLAPPTIAAIFGIVIGITPWLKSLIIGATAPLRVIQDSISLLGDGLIPCVTLILGGNLTPGLRGSAVKPAVIVAIIGVRYVILPLFGIAVVKAAGVLGFLPPSPLFEFVLLIQFTLPPAMAIGTMAQLFDVGKEECSVIFLWTYLVAALALTIWSTIFMWILS; encoded by the exons ATGGGGTTCTGGTCCCTGTTTATTGTGGCATCCATGCCAAACTTGCAGTTCTTGCTTGTAGGCCTGCTTGGAGCCTTTCTGGCATCTGGGTATATTAATATCCTGTCTACCAATGCGCTAAGGGATATGAACAAG ATCGTGTTTGTCGTGTTCTCACCAGCCCTCGTGTTTGCGAGCCTAGCTGAAACTGTAACTCTCCAAGATATCCTTTCTTG GTGGTTCATGCCCATTAATATTGGCCTCACATTCTTGATTGGAGGAATCCTTGGATGGATAGTGGTGAAGATCTTGAAACCTGAGCATCATCTTGAAGGCCTTGTAATTGCTAGCTGCTCAGCGG GCAACCTGGGCAATCTGCCCTTGATCATTATCCCGGCAATCTGCAATGAAGATGAAAATCCATTTGGGGAGTCCAGTGAATGCAAAACCATTGGACTCTCCTACGTGTCTTTTTCCATGGCG CTAGCGGCTTTCTTTATATGGTCACATACCTACAGTCTTATGCGGAAATCAAGTGCTCTTTATGAACAAATCCATGGTGAAAATGCGACAATAAAACTTCCTGAAAATGATTCAGGGAGAAGTGGGGAAGCTCAAAACCAATACAAAGAAGGCTATAGGGATCAAGAAGCTTTGCTTCTGCCATCAACAAAACCTACCGATAGAGCTGCAGAACATCAAATT ATTGCCCCACTGTTATCCAAAGGAGAGGGTAGCAAAAATAAGCCACATTTCTGGACGAGCCCAAAAGCAACGCTTACCTGGATTGCAGAGGAATTCCTAGCACCACCAACTATTGCAGCA ATTTTTGGCATCGTCATTGGCATTACACCCTGGTTAAAATCACTCATCATAGGAGCCACTGCTCCACTCAGGGTGATTCAGGACTCCATCTCACTACTAGG GGATGGTTTGATACCTTGTGTCACTCTAATTCTTGGAGGCAACCTAACCCCAG GGCTCCGTGGATCAGCAGTAAAGCCTGCGGTAATTGTAGCAATTATTGGTGTGAGGTATGTGATCCTTCCCCTCTTCGGGATTGCCGTGGTAAAAGCAGCAGGTGTACTTGGGTTCCTGCCACCATCTCCCCTCTTCGAATTCGTGTTACTGATACAATTCACTCTGCCACCTGCCATGGCTATTG GTACCATGGCTCAGTTGTTTGATGTTGGTAAGGAAGAGTGCTCTGTCATCTTCCTGTGGACCTACTTGGTTGCTGCCCTTGCACTGACAATTTGGTCGACAATCTTTATGTGGATCTTGTCTTAA